The Vigna unguiculata cultivar IT97K-499-35 chromosome 6, ASM411807v1, whole genome shotgun sequence genome contains a region encoding:
- the LOC114188118 gene encoding transcription factor TCP8, producing MELSDLQNNNQSNTNTKTNTQSAVASAAAAVVGKHHNHQQSSSSHLPSHFISSTNSSSSSSSSSSSNSSSSASASSHIIDASLAIATRSDDSANKTQQLPATVAAPSPAANPPKRSTKDRHTKVDGRGRRIRMPATCAARVFQLTRELGHKSDGETIEWLLQQAEPAIIAATGTGTIPANFSTLNVSFRSSGSTLSAPPSKSAPHTFHGALALAHHPYEEAFQHTALLGFHPHAHAHQQHQQQHQQHQQQQLLSADQIAEALPSGGGDSGDSYLRKRYREDLFKDDNINTQSQNESGDGSSPKTPNLQLPKQQQQPQQQNEAGSGLLRPTNLLPATAMWAVAPAPASGPPGSTIWMLPVTAASSGSAAAAASASASSGGGGGGGGSSAGSESQMWPFPQSGFMPRFNLPSALEFQGARAGSLQLGSMLMPQQPSQHLGLAMSDSNFGMLAALNAYSRPGFNINSDNHHPHHHHHHHHHHPLEHQHQHQHQPQPSESGEDAPNSSQ from the coding sequence ATGGAACTATCAGATTTGCAAAACAACAACCAAAGCAACAccaacacaaaaacaaacacacaaagtGCTGTTGcttctgctgctgctgctgttgtTGGAAAACACCATAATCACCAACAATCCTCTTCTTCACATCTCCCATCCCACTTCATCTCTTCCACAaactcttcctcttcttcttcttcttcttcttcttccaattCTTCCTCCTCCGCCTCAGCTTCTTCCCACATCATCGATGCCTCCCTGGCCATCGCCACCAGATCTGATGATTCCGCCAACAAGACCCAACAACTCCCCGCCACCGTCGCCGCGCCCTCCCCCGCCGCCAACCCCCCCAAGCGATCCACCAAGGACAGGCATACCAAGGTTGACGGCCGCGGCCGCAGAATCCGAATGCCCGCCACCTGTGCTGCTAGGGTTTTCCAGTTGACCAGGGAATTGGGTCACAAGTCCGACGGAGAGACCATCGAGTGGCTCCTCCAGCAGGCCGAGCCCGCCATCATCGCCGCCACCGGGACCGGCACCATCCCCGCTAATTTCTCCACACTCAACGTCTCCTTCCGCAGCAGCGGCTCCACGCTCTCGGCACCGCCCTCCAAGTCCGCCCCGCACACCTTTCACGGCGCGCTCGCACTCGCTCACCACCCTTACGAGGAAGCCTTTCAGCACACCGCTTTACTTGGCTTCCACCCTCACGCTCACGCTCACCAGCAGCACCAACAGCAGCACCAGCAGCACCAGCAGCAACAACTTCTTTCCGCCGATCAAATCGCGGAAGCGCTTCCCAGCGGCGGCGGGGACTCCGGCGACAGCTATCTCAGGAAACGCTACCGAGAAGATCTGTTCAAAGACGATAACATTAACACCCAATCACAGAACGAGAGCGGTGACGGTTCTTCGCCTAAAACCCCGAACCTACAGCTACCgaagcagcagcagcagccCCAGCAGCAAAACGAAGCTGGTTCTGGGCTTCTCAGGCCCACGAATTTGCTACCCGCCACAGCGATGTGGGCCGTGGCGCCCGCTCCCGCGAGTGGCCCTCCGGGCAGCACGATTTGGATGCTTCCGGTAACCGCGGCTTCTTCCGGTTCTGCTGCAGCTGCCGCTTCAGCTTCTGCTTCTTCTGGTGGTGGCGGTGGCGGTGGCGGATCCTCTGCGGGTTCGGAGAGTCAGATGTGGCCTTTTCCTCAGAGTGGTTTCATGCCAAGATTCAATCTTCCGAGTGCGCTTGAATTCCAAGGCGCACGTGCGGGTTCTCTGCAATTGGGGTCAATGTTAATGCCGCAGCAACCCTCTCAACATCTGGGTCTCGCCATGTCCGACTCCAACTTCGGCATGTTAGCTGCCCTTAATGCTTACTCTAGACCTGGTTTCAATATTAATTCAGACAATCATCATCCtcatcaccatcaccaccatcaccatcaccatccCTTGGAGCATCAGCATCAACATCAACATCAACCTCAACCCAGTGAGAGTGGAGAAGATGCTCCTAATAGCTCCCAATGA